A single window of Haliotis asinina isolate JCU_RB_2024 chromosome 5, JCU_Hal_asi_v2, whole genome shotgun sequence DNA harbors:
- the LOC137284133 gene encoding ADP-ribosylation factor-like protein 4C, which yields MGGGASVQVLMVGLDTSGKTTILYRLKFGQYMNAIPTVGFNCEKVEGKYGKVKGVTFTIWDVGGKDNMRPLWKSYLRSADGIIFVVDSSDKERIEEARIELIKFVKSQNTNSLPCLVIANKQDLPEALDPSEIETMLSLSDISRSQLCELAPACAVTGEGLPEAMDTMYEMIKKWKKGKSGKIAR from the coding sequence ATGGGAGGGGGGGCTTCTGTGCAAGTTCTCATGGTGGGACTGGACACTTCTGGAAAAACAACTATCTTATATCGCCTGAAATTCGGCCAATACATGAACGCTATACCAACAGTTGGTTTCAACTGTGAAAAGGTCGAAGGAAAATATGGCAAAGTTAAAGGAGTGACATTCACGATCTGGGACGTCGGGGGAAAGGATAACATGAGACCGTTGTGGAAATCGTACCTGCGCTCAGCGGATGGGATCATATTTGTTGTAGACAGCAGTGACAAGGAGAGGATTGAGGAGGCGAGAATCGAACTTATCAAGTTTGTTAAGTCACAAAACACTAACAGTCTACCTTGTCTCGTTATTGCGAATAAGCAGGATTTACCCGAAGCGTTAGACCCGTCGGAGATAGAGACGATGTTATCCCTCTCCGATATCTCGCGGTCTCAGTTGTGTGAGTTGGCTCCTGCCTGTGCAGTTACGGGGGAGGGTCTCCCCGAAGCGATGGACACTATGTATGAAATGATTAAGAAATGGAAAAAGGGCAAATCGGGGAAAATAGCTAGGTGA